In Nocardia terpenica, the genomic window TCACGTGTCTGCTGCGGCGTCTGCCCTCGTTCCTCGCGTGCCTTGGCCTCCCGTGCTTGCACAATCGCACGGATATTTTCCAGTCGCTGACGGGCACGGTTGGCGCGATCCAGCTCGTACGCTCGGACCAGTTCGAGTTGCTTGGATGCCAGGGACTGGCCGAGTTGCATGGCGCGGAGCGCGTCGGCGCGAGAGACGATCTCGTGATGAAACCGACCGGGAAAATCGCGGGCCAGGTCCTGCATTTCTTTGGCTACTGCAGGAGGCACTTTCTCGCCCTCCACCGATTCCCATCGGGAATAGGCGATTTGGCCGGATTCGAGCCCGGCGCGCTCTCGCTCCAACTGCCGCAATGAGTCCCGTTCGTTAACTCTTCCCGATTTCCGCTCTATACCTTTCGCGCCCCGGCCTTCGGTCCGCGCCGAATCCAGCACACGTGGACCTTTGCTGGTGTTTATCGTAAACTGACGCACCCAGCCGCGCTCGGGAGTTTCACCCTGCTCGCGTGCGCGGCCGAGCTCGAAATACAGGCCCAGTTCATATCTGGTCAGATTTCGCCTGAAGTCGTCGTATTCGTCGGGCACGGTAGCGCCCACCCCCGTTTACGAGAAAATTAGATCAGTTGAAACGCGGTGCGACATCGACCGCGGGGCGCATAGTCACCCCTTCGGGCCAGCATCGGTCATGTTGTACTCGACCATGCGCGGTCCATAATTCTCTTTAAAGAGAGTGTCCGACATGGCCACTACGCTCCGGATGTCGTCGCCGTATTGAACGGCCGGGCCGAAATCGACATACAGTGGAGCGCCCCATTCGGGGCGGTTCGTCCATGTCATGCCGGTACGTCGCACGTAGCATTCACCCAGGAATCGGATGAACCCGTCGGCGAGTTCACGGTTTTCCGGTGCGATGAATCCGGCCCAGTCGCCGAACAGTTTATGTGCCGCTTCCATGGCCTGAGTTGACTGCGGCGGCTTCCACCATAGCGAATCGGCATCCACCTCCGGAGCGGCCTCGGCAAGGAATGCCCGCACCCGTGATTCCATGTGGTCAGGCGCAACCCAATCCAGCCACGCTTGCGTTTTCTCGTCGTACTCGATGTCGAAACCGAGCTGGTCGTCACTCACATTGAACTCCCCTCTGCGTGCGGTTGGATGTCACTGTGTCGGCGGATAGTGCGGTGATGGTCGTGCGCTGCCATGCTTGCACGGGCTGCGCCCACGGCGGCCGACGCCGCTCGAACCCCCGGGTGACGATCAGCATCGACGCCCGGGTCCGGTTACTGCGCCGGGCGAGGTCGTCGAGACTGCGCGGCCAGACCGCGGCCCGCATGACCCGGAGTGTGTCGGCTTGCAGGTCGGTCGCTGGTGGCCGCGCGGTTTTCGGATCCTCGGGGGCGGCGGTGGTGACCTCCCATGCCTCGACCGGCTCGACCAGACCGCGCCGCGCGAGCGCCTCCAGGGCGGTGTCCACCTCGGTGACCGGGAGGCCGGTGATCGCGGCGATTTCAGCGCGGGTGTGTGCTTCGGTGGTGAGCGCGACATATCCGAGAACGGCGGTGGTGAACATGATCACTCGTGTTCGGCGGGCAGCTGTTGCTTGCGCCAGTAGCGGTACGCCGAGGCGCTGGGTGTCAGCTGGGAAAGAATGTCTGCGTTGATGATTGGCTCCAGGCTGAGCGCGGCGGCCCAGACGCTCGCCGAGATGGCTCCGTCGAAGAATCGGCGCAGCAGCCGCTGTCTCGGTTCGGGGGTGAGGGTGTCGTAGTCCCATTCGATCAGGGAAGGGTCGGGCGGGCAG contains:
- a CDS encoding helix-turn-helix domain-containing protein, translating into MFTTAVLGYVALTTEAHTRAEIAAITGLPVTEVDTALEALARRGLVEPVEAWEVTTAAPEDPKTARPPATDLQADTLRVMRAAVWPRSLDDLARRSNRTRASMLIVTRGFERRRPPWAQPVQAWQRTTITALSADTVTSNRTQRGVQCE